CAGCGGCACGCGATTCTGGCCGCTGTCCCGCGACCTCAACCCCAAGCAGATGCTGTCGATCTGGGGCGGCGAGTCGCTCATCGCCCAGACGGTCGAGCGCGCGCTGCCGCTCGTGGGCCCCGGCGCCGTGCACCTGCTGGCGGGAGAGCGCCTGCGCGACGAGCTTCGGGGCCACATCGGGACCCGTCCCGCCATGCGGGCGGCGGCGATCGAGTACCTGAGCGAGCCGATGGCGCGCAACACCGCTCCGGCGATCGCGCTGGCCGCGGCCTACCTCGAGCGCCTCGACCCCGACGCGGTGATGCTCGTGCTGCCTTCGGACCACATCATGGAGTCCGGGACCCGCTGGGAAGCCGTGGTCAGGTCCGCGGCGCGCGC
The Coriobacteriia bacterium genome window above contains:
- a CDS encoding NTP transferase domain-containing protein, which produces MTEAGAPPNPPEAGPVPHLHAVVLAGGSGTRFWPLSRDLNPKQMLSIWGGESLIAQTVERALPLVGPGAVHLLAGERLRDELRGHIGTRPAMRAAAIEYLSEPMARNTAPAIALAAAYLERLDPDAVMLVLPSDHIMESGTRWEAVVRSAARAAEEGWLVTVGLVPGAAETGYGYIKTGGPLPEAEGAGAEAPPAGSPAAGPRPL